One genomic window of Fusarium fujikuroi IMI 58289 draft genome, chromosome FFUJ_chr01 includes the following:
- a CDS encoding related to WD-repeat protein CRB3 — MLTQEFVSTICGPPLAANTAISKDVGIYSHSLTPSHTIKASFKKSSTPVNGLAVSESHIFAAQDQKAHVHVYSRIRGNQEALVPFPERIRSLALAGQVLVVGSTEGRLFLWETCTGRLVSTPPCHVQAVSCLAVTPYHILSGSDDSNINVWSISRLLELDAQSEQEPDLTLSNHRGAITSLTVGPGTNPETSICVSASKDKTCIIWNYQTGQLLRTLLFPSFPLCARLDPSARALFVSSEAGAVYLVELFGGDKPLLGSRSTELPSIVVQINTPLAVSDPEVGQPSCLALTYDGTSILSGHTKGKILRWSLAENGHSTDVANLNASVTNLCFIPPLSTEQPTKAISIVKPNQSLKRYNFTAQLTTDLGEHTKLNQLLETSGIPSETLEAAISSVTSPPDTQQDDELARQDAQFRAIINSCNLLQDPIS; from the exons ATGCTGACCCAGGAGTTCGTTTCGACCATCTGCGGTCCTCCTCTCGCTGCCAACACAGCCATTTCCAAGGATGTCGGCATCTACTCTCACTCCCTTACACCATCCCACACCATCAAGGCATCTTTCAAGAAGAGTTCCACCCCTGTCAACGGCCTAGCCGTCAGTGAGTCTCATATTTTTGCGGCACAAGACCAGAAGGCACATGTCCACGTCTACTCGCGTATACGCGGCAACCAGGAGGCTCTCGTGCCGTTCCCTGAGAGGATCCGCAGCTTGGCCCTTGCTGGCCAAGTGTTAGTCGTGGGCTCTACCGAGGGCAGACTATTTCTCTGGGAG ACGTGCACAGGCCGGCTAGTGTCAACACCACCTTGCCATGTTCAAGCCGTTTCTTGCTTGGCCGTGACGCCATATCACATCCTGTCCGGTTCTGATGACTCAAACATTAACGTTTGGTCAATATCACGACTTCTGGAGCTCGATGCTCAGTCGGAACAAGAGCCTGATCTAACGCTCTCCAATCATCGTGGTGCCATCACAAGTCTAACTGTCGGTCCTGGTACCAACCCGGAAACCAGCATATGCGTGTCTGCCAGTAAGGACAAGACATGCATCATCTGGAACTACCAGACTGGCCAGCTTCTCCGTACACTGCTCTTCCCATCCTTCCCTCTCTGCGCCCGTCTGGACCCAAGTGCCAGGGCACTCTTCGTGTCTTCTGAGGCCGGTGCTGTTTACCTTGTCGAGCTGTTCGGTGGCGACAAGCCGTTGCTTGGTTCCCGCAGCACAGAGCTACCGTCTATTGTCGTGCAAATCAACACCCCGCTTGCTGTTTCGGATCCAGAAGTTGGACAGCCATCATGCCTTGCTCTGACATATGACGGCACTTCGATATTGTCCGGACACACCAAGGGCAAGATTCTACGGTGGAGTCTGGCCGAAAACGGCCATTCTACAGACGTTGCGAATCTAAATGCTTCTGTCACCAACCTGTGTTTCATACCTCCGCTATCAACTGAGCAACCAACAAAGGCGATATCCATTGTGAAACCGAACCAGAGCCTAAAGCGGTACAACTTTACGGCCCAGCTTACCACGGATCTGGGGGAGCATACAAAGCTCAATCAGCTGCTTGAGACGAGTGGGATCCCATCGGAAACTCTTGAGGCAGCAATTTCATCTGTAACAAGTCCACCAGATACCCAACAAGATGACGAACTTGCTAGACAGGACGCACAGTTCCGGGCCATCATAAACAGCTGCAACCTGCTCCAAGATCCGATTAGTTAG
- a CDS encoding probable ISD11 Iron-Sulfur protein biogenesis, Desulfurase-interacting protein: MSVVGTLKGDMPQQVRSLYRQLLRQGSQFAAYNFREYAKRRTRDAFREHQGEQDSRKVQELVQHGIKELQSLKRQTVISQFYQLDRLVVEGGISGKQTGNNQEILRQKEQGYD; encoded by the exons ATGTCTGTCGTCGGTACACTCAAAGGCGATATGCCGCAACAAGTCCGATCACTC TACCGCCAATTATTACGGCAAGGCTCGCAGTTCGCTGCGTACAACTTCCGAGAGTATGCGAAGCGACGGACGAGAGATGCTTTCCGGGAGCATCAGGGCGAGCAGGATAGCCGGAAGGTGCAGGAGTTGGTGCAGCATGGGATCAAGGAGCTTCAGAGCTTGAAG CGCCAAACAGTCATCAGCCAGTTCTACCAACTCGACCGGTTAGTTGTTGAGGGTGGAATCTCG GGCAAGCAGACGGGCAACAATCAAGAGATTTTGAGGCAGAAGGAGCAGGG TTACGACTAA
- a CDS encoding related to apopolysialoglycoprotein: protein MAPGTRRANRSGYAEHDDFEGLPVRQWRQEWIKVAPPQQQEQTQQNDIWSIDLPHGMPKDSHLLPAHSQELLAAARSGRLYKRPAPTEEEEVDADAAPEKPEKKEEDTSARGFSVKVWKQLPRNIDTSGTSHLAKRQKNTVTIASRTVEEKVQGPTVTRATVRRIDAAGNPYTEEVTLSDGQQVQGEIVSTRIEQAPVAGSEPLATTPVPNRRRPPPPKRKAKAGPGRGKKKIKNPLPDASAPAPAPVAGADGVVPAVPMKPENPAEAAIKQEREDSANQDSSMPDADDDDDDEDGDDDEGDEGEEGEATPAAESQANGENNKTKDHEMTDAAPTTATEAAPVPPPAPEPAPASLPAPVENNEPDALMQTDSSAPVPVPPNPMDLAPPTTLTPGGSRLEGSPLKNVVMPSPTKEVDQEQLLKAAIDAPFAGDEKPAEPELTEENLAQASLEPPTKDDEPHSSAEEQLLKAAIDAPFGPGPQLAVASAVEPADSTIAEPPSTIVGEAPEVATDRDVPMLEPTDSEALLPPPPEEVGNIATTPPGSSGEPGASGPGSEVKPSTDIQAGEEAASQQPPLITTETGLTEDSIKPDDSASITAPISDVTDVPAVAPSVVDPPPEPPAETTVQDTTMEEPVQEPAPEETKEPTPAQPEIKEESAPPAVEEVLREESPNLLSSLMDKLDEQHAEIESMKQKASAEPAPTPAPESVPEPVAEVPADVPAEAVIEPIAEPVSEHMSELIAEPTAESASETAADPITEAAPESTTEHPAETLADPVPEPVTEPAADVPPESALIPEAPVEPVDEPMVTEEVKTEEVKTEEPAVEPPIVETPAIDAPAVPEPSVAEGQQTQQEPTQG, encoded by the exons ATGGCGCCAGGA ACGCGACGCGCCAACAGATCAGGATATGCCGAGCACGATGACTTCGAAG GTCTTCCCGTGCGACAATGGCGACAAGAATGGATAAAAGTTGCGCCGCCGCAACAGCAGGAACAGACTCAGCAGAATGATATCTGGTCGATCGATTTACCTCACGGCATGCCGAAAGACTCGCATCTACTGCCAGCCCACAGCCAGGAACTTCTGGCGGCCGCGCGATCCGGAAGACTATATAAAAGACCTGCGCCaactgaggaggaagaggttgatgccGATGCAGCTCCtgagaagccagagaagaaggaagaggatacAAGCGCTCGAGGTTTCAGCGTGAAAGTATGGAAGCAGTTGCCTCGTAATATCGATACATCTGGTACATCACATCTCGCGAAACGACAGAAGAACACCGTGACGATTGCCAGTCGAACGGTGGAAGAGAAGGTTCAAGGACCGACGGTTACAAGGGCAACTGTCAGGAGAATTGACGCTGCCGGAAATCCATATACAGAAGAGGTCACGCTATCTGACGGTCAACAAGTTCAGGGCGAAATAGTTTCAACACGGATTGAACAAGCGCCTGTTGCTGGCTCTGAACCACTTGCGACGACGCCTGTTCCCAATCGACGaaggccaccaccacctaagagaaaggccaaggctggtccTGGccgaggaaagaagaagatcaaaaACCCTCTTCCTGATGCTAGTGCTCCTGCGCCGGCGCCTGTCGCTGGAGCAGATGGTGTTGTGCCCGCTGTTCCAATGAAGCCCGAGAACCCTGCAGAAGCT GCTATCAAACAGGAACGTGAAGACTCTGCCAATCAGGATAGTTCAATGCCCGAtgcagatgacgacgatgacgatgaagatggggatgatgacgaaggcGACGAGggcgaagagggagaggcaACACCAGCTGCGGAGAGTCAAGCAAATGGTGaaaacaacaagacaaaAGATCACGAGATGACAGACGCGGCTCCCACGACAGCTACCGAAGCAGCGCCTGTTCCACCCCCTGCGCCAGAACCAGCACCCGCGTCTCTCCCAGCTCCTGTTGAAAACAACGAGCCTGATGCTTTGATGCAAACCGACTCATCTGCGCCCGTGCCTGTACCACCGAACCCTATGGATCTGGCACCTCCAACTACTCTCACACCTGGTGGATCCAGACTCGAAGGCAGCCCCCTTAAGAACGTGGTTATGCCTTCGCCTACCAAGGAGGTGGATCAGGAGCAATTGTTGAAGGCAGCGATAGATGCCCCTTTTGCGGGAGATGAAAAGCCCGCGGAGCCTGAACTGACTGAGGAAAACCTCGCACAGGCATCGCTTGAGCCACCAACCAAGGATGATGAACCCCATAGTTCAGCGGAGGAACAGCTCTTGAAGGCGGCCATAGACGCTCCGTTCGGGCCAGGACCACAACTGGCGGTCGCATCTGCAGTTGAACCTGCGGATTCGACCATAGCCGAGCCTCCGTCTACCATTGTCGGGGAGGCCCCTGAGGTTGCGACTGATCGCGATGTTCCCATGCTGGAGCCGACCGACAGCGAAGCACTATTACCTCCTCCACCTGAAGAGGTTGGCAATATTGCAACCACGCCTCCTGGAAGCTCTGGTGAGCCTGGTGCTTCTGGCCCCGGTAGTGAAGTCAAGCCTTCAACAGATATCCAGGCTGGCGAGGAGGCAGCCTCACAGCAGCCACCTTTGATAACAACTGAGACTGGGTTGACAGAGGACAGCATCAAACCTGATGATTCAGCCTCTATCACTGCTCCTATCTCTGATGTCACAGATGTCCCAGCAGTGGCTCCATCAGTTGTTGATCCCCCGCCTGAGCCGCCCGCTGAAACCACTGTGCAAGATACCACCATGGAAGAGCCTGTCCAAGAGCCTGCCCCAGAAGAAACTAAGGAGCCTACCCCAGCTCAACCTGAAATCAAGGAAGAGTCTGCTCCTCCtgcagttgaagaagttcttcgTGAGGAATCGCCTAATTTGCTTTCCAGTTTGATGGACAAACTTGATGAGCAGCATGCAGAGATCGAGAGTATGAAGCAGAAGGCATCAGCTGAACCTGCACCTACACCTGCACCTGAATCGGTGCCAGAGCCTGTTGCCGAGGTGCCTGCAGATGTGCCTGCAGAGGCTGTTATCGAGCCAATTGCTGAACCCGTCTCTGAGCACATGTCCGAGCTAATCGCTGAGCCTACTGCTGAATCTGCTTCTGAAACTGCTGCAGACCCTATCACTGAGGCTGCTCCTGAATCTACTACTGAGCATCCTGCGGAAACACTTGCAGACCCCGTTCCGGAACCAGTCACAGAGCCGGCGGCTGATGTTCCTCCTGAATCAGCATTGATACCTGAGGCACCAGTCGAACCAGTTGATGAGCCCATGGTCACCGAGGAAGTTAAGACTGAAGAGGTGAAGACTGAGGAGCCTGCTGTTGAGCCTCCTATTGTTGAGACTCCTGCCATCGATGCCCCGGCAGTTCCTGAACCTTCAGTGGCGGAAGGACAGCAAACACAACAAGAACCAACGCAAGGCTAG
- a CDS encoding related to 5^ nucleotidase, with protein MILRSKTLAAGSALVAVACASQPGAIEPIPGPMRDLTWGQLNFIHTTDTHGWIGGHFQEPQYSADWGDYISFTKHMRKQADEQGSDLLVIDTGDRIEGNGLYDASSPKGLFQYDIYAEADIDILCTGNHELYKAYSADKEHNTTVPNYKGKYLASNLDYIDFKTGDRVPQAQRYKKFKTKNQGLEIVAFGFLFDFTGNANNTVVQPVEDTIKEAWFQEAIREKPDLFVVIGHVGLRMEEFKVIFTAIRKQNWHIPIAFFGGHAHVRDAVQYDSKAFAIASGRYFETIGWMSIDGISKGSTKEVEASASPTFTRRYIDNNLYGLHYHTGLNESTFPTADGKRVTQMITRARKALQLDYKFGCAPKTLWMTRTKHTDEDSIYYWISNQLLPDIITRKDRKDKARLAIFNTGGIRFDIFKGGFTRDSTYAVSPFTSGFSYIPDVPYKAASKVIDLLNSAGRILSENGADVKFLAMPEQAFPAPAMKAMFEANKEDEDEKRLELRSFLDKPDLTSGYTTKDDIGTDGDDTIHEPLKFYEQPNCIQAEINMPSKGDPETVDFVFLDFIQPWIIPALKFAGAGDYSDADVQRYIDGTFTYHMAQWISKNWQGDC; from the exons ATGATTCTCAGGAGTAAAACACTCGCTGCTGGTTCAGCGCTGGTCGCTGTAGCTTGTGCGTCGCAACCTGGAGCTATCGAGCCTATCCCGGGTCCCATGAGAGACCTTACTTGGGGTCAGCTCAACTTTATTCACACAACTGATACTCATGGCTGGATTGGCGGTCACTTTCAGGA GCCCCAATACTCTGCCGACTGGGGAGATTACATCTCTTTCACCAAACATATGCGCAAGCAAGCCGATGAGCAAGGAAGCGACCTTCTAGTCATCGACACCGGCGATCGCATCGAAGGCAACGGCTTGTATGATGCATCCTCCCCCAAGGGTCTTTTCCAGTACGATATCTACGCCGAAGCCGACATCGACATCCTCTGCACTGGCAATCATGAACTCTACAAGGCCTACTCGGCTGACAAGGAGCACAACACCACCGTTCCAAACTACAAGGGCAAATATCTTGCTTCCAACCTAGACTACATCGACTTCAAGACTGGCGATCGTGTTCCCCAAGCTCAGCGCTACAAGAAGTTCAAGACAAAGAACCAGGGTCTCGAAATTGTAGCTTTTGGCTTCCTTTTCGACTTTACGGGAAATGCCAACAACACCGTTGTCCAGCCTGTGGAAGACACCATCAAGGAGGCTTGGTTCCAAGAGGCTATCCGGGAGAAGCCGGATCTCTTTGTCGTCATCGGCCATGTTGGTCTTCGCATGGAGGAGTTCAAGGTCATCTTTACCGCCATTCGAAAACAGAACTGGCATATCCCCATTGCCTTCTTCGGCGGCCATGCACACGTTCGTGATGCTGTTCAGTATGATTCCAAGGCTTTTGCTATAGCCAGTGGTCGATATTTTGAGACCATTGGATGGATGTCAATCGATGGGATCAGCAAGGGCAGCACCAAGGAGGTCGAGGCGTCTGCTTCGCCCACCTTTACTCGACGATACATCGACAATAACCTCTACGGCCTACACTACCATACCGGCCTAAATGAGTCTACTTTCCCCACTGCAGATGGCAAGAGAGTCACTCAGATGATCACTCGTGCTCGCAAGGCCCTTCAGCTTGATTACAAGTTTGGTTGTGCGCCAAAGACCCTCTGGATGACAAGAACCAAGCATACGGATGAGGACAGCATTTACTATTGGATCTCCAATCAGCTTTTGCCTGATATTATCACTCGCAAGGATcgcaaggacaaggctagactggccatcttcaacaccggCGGTATTCGATTCGACATTTTCAAGGGCGGTTTCACGCGGGATAGCACGTACGCTGTTAGCCCCTTTACCAGCGGCTTCAGCTACATCCCCGACGTCCCGTACAAGGCTGCTTCCAAAGTCATTGATCTCTTGAACAGCGCCGGAAGGATCTTGTCAGAGAACGGTGCAGATGTTAAGTTCTTGGCTATGCCTGAGCAGGCATTCCCCGCTCCAGCCATGAAGGCTATGTTTGAGGCCAataaggaggatgaggacgagaagCGTCTTGAACTAAGGAGTTTCCTTGACAAACCTGACCTGACCTCTGGATACACAACCAAAGACGATATCGGCACTGATGGTGATGACACTATTCATGAGCCTCTCAAGTTTTACGAACAACCCAACTGTATTCAAGCTGAGATCAACATGCCTTCGAAGGGCGATCCGGAGACGGTTGACTTTGTCTTCCTTGACTTTATTCAGCCTTGGATCATCCCTGCCCTGAAGTTTGCTGGCGCAGGTGATTACAGTGATGCTGATGTTCAGCGATACATTGATGGTACTTTCACCTACCATATGGCGCAGTGGATTAGCAAGAACTGGCAGGGTGACTGCTAG
- a CDS encoding related to solute carrier family 35 member F2 — protein sequence MSATQPIAVNTPENPSSEGDSKGPTANATQASIATNEDAAVSQGIHTLEVKSVHWYSYLTTLDFWIVLALGQVLALCITATNTFTSFLANAGTNIPAFQTVFNYILMFLIYTPIFLWKDGIKGWWRVGVKDGWKYLIMAFLDVEGNYFTVLAYRYTNVLSAQLINFWAIVCVVVISFFLLKVRYRIFQIIGIVVCCGGMGILIASDHISGTNGGSGLDMVKGDLFALLGATLYGTTNVFEEWLVSRAHLYHVLSFLGLFGMCINGVQAAIFDRNSFDNATWNGKVIGWIIGYTLCLNIFYILVPVMLRMGSAAFLNISLLTANFWGVIIGIRVFGYKIHFLYPIAFVLIIIGQLVYFVTGSMLSDSKKPWLGDNQEDGVLGFGTAKLKALNAARKAQIEAEAGQRDTYR from the coding sequence ATGTCGGCTACTCAACCTATCGCCGTCAACACCCCCGAGAACCCCTCCTCTGAGGGCGACTCCAAGGGCCCAACCGCCAACGCTACCCAGGCCTCCATCGCCACGAACGAAGATGCCGCCGTCAGCCAGGGCATCCACACCCTCGAGGTCAAGTCCGTCCATTGGTACAGCTACCTGACCACCCTCGACTTCTGGATCGTCCTCGCGCTGGGTCAAGTTCTTGCGCTGTGCATCACGGCCACCAACACCTTTACCAGCTTCCTCGCCAACGCGGGCACCAACATTCCCGCGTTCCAGACCGTCTTCAACTACATCCTCATGTTCCTCATCTACACGCCTATTTTTCTTTGGAAGGACGGCATCAAGGGCTGGTGGCGCGTTGGAGTGAAGGATGGGTGGAAGTACCTCATCATGGCGTTCTTGGACGTCGAGGGAAACTACTTTACTGTTCTGGCGTACCGATACACGAACGTCTTGTCGGCGCAGCTCATTAACTTTTGGGCTATTGTCTGCGTTGTTGTCATTTCGTTCTTCCTGCTCAAGGTTCGGTACAGAATTTTTCAGATCATTGGTATTGTGGTCTGCTGTGGTGGCATGGGTATTCTCATTGCCAGTGATCACATCAGTGGTACCAATGGCGGCAGCGGCCTTGATATGGTCAAGGGTGATTTATTCGCTCTGCTTGGTGCCACTCTGTACGGTACTACCAATGTATTCGAGGAGTGGCTCGTGTCCAGGGCTCACTTGTACCACGTCCTGTCTTTCCTGGGCCTGTTTGGTATGTGTATCAACGGTGTCCAGGCTGCCATCTTTGACCGAAACTCTTTCGATAACGCAACCTGGAACGGTAAGGTTATCGGCTGGATCATCGGTTACACCCTGTGCCTGAACATCTTCTACATCCTAGTACCCGTCATGCTCCGCATGGGAAGTGCGGctttcctcaacatctctcTGTTGACTGCCAATTTCTGGGGTGTCATCATCGGTATTCGGGTTTTTGGTTACAAGATCCACTTCTTGTACCCTATCGCCTTTGTTCTTATCATCATTGGTCAGCTCGTATACTTTGTTACTGGTAGCATGCTCAGTGATTCTAAGAAGCCTTGGTTGGGTGATAACCAGGAGGATGGTGTTTTGGGTTTCGGAActgccaagctcaaggctctCAACGCTGCGCGCAAGGCTCagattgaggctgaggctgggcAGCGAGATACCTACCGCTAA